One window from the genome of Prinia subflava isolate CZ2003 ecotype Zambia chromosome 2, Cam_Psub_1.2, whole genome shotgun sequence encodes:
- the LOC134564636 gene encoding zinc finger protein 91-like codes for MPTGPGARPEAEQGIPQEIPQEAAEGIPQEIPQEAAEGMPREPAEGMPREPAEGMPREPAEGMPREPAEGIPREPAEGSPQTAADSEPEVFEIVLPITVFVLSDEDFLQHDDEDQEVSIPEAEQEFKLNNSLCLKYEVEPSNDSSGVGNWDANKNVSNEDNCIKYSEDNWFAESVCNTSILSLSDGCGADTDKYGQNCMLPTSPCKTELPEIMKYGDGEDCGDSDGFQKIPPVLSSADSDRADTFETVVVVPKDEEEPVGIESVLFDGSPQKQLDIHKEFEIIVKMEDPVSSNDNETDYRQISKFEDETPSSLVEYGLKEEEKFTYNCSDPFLNGCSPTFKEDLEDVGKPNMNASTSAESNTAGEHIYKMLTPFSKKRYQQQKVVSSHASPEEFQSQQEGLTWLNDSMTITPLPKTSCFTTENERLSFKCRFCSSVYKCSAHLKKHIYSAHKDKKIHKCCFCKRTFFFSFNLKNHLKFHKKIARLQKARKNRISARKGMQKGSEEGESETMRKENKYKKFFIKIERDFTPLDVPVSFSCRICFFASSSPRNFIHHMKGHKERPPYQCPQCDYSCSSLSYLLNHIYWHAGYKLYQCRFCTFFSLYFASMVRHSHVHTGDKVYSCELCQAAFTSTSGLERHRRTHAGTETCQTQQPDCLSARKKTERPPKNYTCDECNLVFYTKGHLSFHKKFHERSKANGYMSESNKYCKSNICSADGDSQGHVSHSLFGRENDCLGGGILTSEVEFEQARDVWGNKKMYPGKKFLENSQGSNSMAVTGNRSEVPQTSFQMDSVTSKEELVFQSEASHAPVQDDASFHNFVENLKDTYPSNLNTFQTYRCQHCSYATAIPNNFRLHLKIHTDERPFVCKECNEVFKTSSHLQKHSLLHVKNGQEFGSCLFVERCLENLELHREIHRGTYPERDFDSCKGSDSSLLGSEVCGVQRGVQRGTANDVRAQSQPLLYQCAECSYATGILGNLELHIRTHTGERPYSCTVCQKKFRTSSHLKRHSLTHLNVGQFKCRSCEYSTDKWLSLKQHLASHSGQETSSPGCLYEHKELPVKTYRCEECGYCTARNGNLKLHLRIHTGEKPFQCRQCSLAFRTSSHLKRHLLTHLKLHCRRCRYSTMDKHAFQKHIKKHKKKYKCAKCNVVLPSKKLLEKHKQNHKLGMSG; via the exons ATGCCGAcggggccgggagcgcggccggAGGCCGAGCAGGGAATCCCGCAGGAAATCCCTCAGGAGGCCGCGGAGGGAATCCCGCAGGAAATCCCGCAGGAGGCCGCGGAGGGAATGCCGCGGGAGCCGGCGGAGGGAATGCCGCGGGAGCCGGCGGAGGGAATGCCGCGGGAGCCGGCGGAAGGAATGCCGCGGGAGCCGGCGGAGGGAATCCCGCGGGAGCCCGCGGAGGGAAGCCCGCAGACGGCCGCGGACAGCG AGCCCGAGGTGTTTGAGATTGTTCTGCCTATCACTGTCTTTGTGTTGAGCGATGAGGATTTTCTTCAGCATGATGATGAGGACCAGGAAGTGTCCATTCCCGAGGCGGAGCAGGAGTTTAAATTAAACAACAGCCTTTGCCTAAAATATGAAGTGGAGCCTTCAAACGACAGTAGCGGTGTAGGCAATTGGGACGCCAACAAGAATGTGTCAAATGAAGATAATTGTATTAAGTACTCTGAGGATAATTGGTTTGCTGAGAGTGTGTGTAACACATCAATATTATCTTTAAGTGATGGATGTGGTGCAGACACGGATAAATATGGTCAGAATTGCATGTTACCTACATCACCTTGCAAAACAGAGCTTCCAGAGATAATGAAATACGGTGATGGAGAAGATTGTGGTGATAGTGATGGCTTTCAGAAGATTcctcctgtcctctcctctgcTGACAGTGACAGAGCTGACACTTTTGAGACAGTGGTGGTGGTACCCAAAGATGAAGAAGAACCTGTCGGTATTGAAAGTGTTCTTTTTGATGGCAGTCCACAGAAACAACTAGATATCCACAAGGAATTTGAGATAATCGTTAAAATGGAAG ATCCTGTTTCCTCAAATGATAATGAAACGGATTACAGGCAAATAAGCAAATTTGAAGATGAAACTCCGAGTTCTCTTGTGGAATATGGCttgaaagaagaagagaaatttaCCTATAATTGTTCTGATCCATTTCTTAATGGATGTTCTCCTACTTTTAAGGAAGATCTAGAAGATGTAGGGAAACCTAACATGAATGCCTCCACTTCTGCTGAATCAAATACTGCTGGAGAGCATATTTACAAGATGTTAACACCATTCAGTAAGAAAAGATACCAGCAACAAAAAGTTGTTTCTTCTCATGCAAGCCCAGAAGAGTTCCAGAGCCAGCAAGAAGGTTTAACGTGGCTGAATGATAGCATGACCATAACACCTCTTCCTAAAACATCTTGTTTTACAACGGAGAATGAAAGATTGAGTTTCAAGTGCAGGTTTTGTAGTTCTGTTTATAAATGCAGTGCACACCTGAAGAAACATATTTATTCTGCACATAAAGataagaaaatacataaatgctgcttttgtaaaagaacttttttcttttctttcaatctCAAGAATCACCTTAAATTTCATAAGAAGATTGCTAGGTTgcaaaaagcaagaaaaaatagaataagTGCGAGAAAAGGGATGCAGAAAGGATCTGAAGAGGGAGAATCCGAGaccatgagaaaagaaaataaatacaagaaatttttcattaaaattgaAAGGGACTTTACACCTCTGGATGTGCCAGTTAGCTTTTCTTGCagaatttgtttctttgcttcatCAAGTCCTAGGAATTTTATTCATCACATGAAGGGACACAAGGAGAGACCACCTTACCAGTGCCCTCAGTGTGATtactcctgcagcagcttgtccTACCTGTTAAATCACATCTACTGGCATGCTGGCTATAAGCTCTACCAGTGCAGGTTCTGCACctttttttcactgtattttgcAAGCATGGTGAGGCACAGCCACGTCCACACAGGGGATAAAGTGTATTCctgtgagctgtgccaggcagcatTCACCAGCACCTCAGGGTTGGAGAGACACAGGAGGACACATGCAGGGACAGAAACGTGCCAAACACAGCAACCCGACTGCCTGAGTGcgagaaagaaaactgaaagacCTCCAAAGAATTACACGTGTGATGAATGTAACCTGGTGTTCTACACTAAAGGACATCTCAGCTTTCACAAGAAATTTCATGAACGGTCAAAGGCTAATGGTTATATGAGTGAGAGCAATAAATACTGTAAAAGCAATATATGCAGTGCTGATGGTGATTCTCAGGGCCATGTTTCTCACTCTCTTTTTGGCAGAGAAAATGATTGTCTGGGTGGGGGAATCCTGACTTCAGAAGTGGAGTTTGAGCAAGCACGTGATGTGTGGGGCAATAAGAAAATGTACCCTGGAAAGAAATTCCTTGAAAACAGCCAAGGAAGCAACAGCATGGCAGTTACTGGAAATAGATCAGAAGTTCCTCAGACCTCTTTCCAAATGGACAGTGTCACTTCCAAAGAGGAGCTTGTCTTCCAATCAGAGGCCTCTCATGCACCAGTGCAAGATGATGCTTCATTTCATAACTTTGTGGAAAACTTGAAGGATACATATCCTTCTAATTTAAATACATTCCAAACATATAGATGCCAGCACTGCAGTTACGCTACTGCCATTCCTAACAACTTCAGGCTGCACCTAAAGATACATACGGATGAAAGACCATTTGTGTGTAAAGAGTGCAATGAGGTATTTAAAACATCAAGCCATTTGCAGAAACACAGCCTTCTTCATGTGAAAAATGGACAGGAGTTTGGAAGTTGCCTCTTTGTAGAGAGGTGTCTAGAGAATCTTGAATTGCATCGTGAAATCCACAGAGGTACATATCCAGAAAGGGATTTTGATTCCTGCAAAGGCTCAGACAGCTCCTTGCTTGGTTCAGAAGTCTGTGGAGTTCAGCGAGGTGTTCAGAGGGGCACAGCAAATGATGTACGAGCACAAAGTCAGCCACTGTTATATCAGTGTGCAGAGTGCAGCTACGCTACTGGCATTTTAGGCAACCTGGAACTCCACATCAGAACTCACACAGGTGAGAGGCCCTACAGCTGCACCGTTTGTCAGAAGAAGTTCCGTACCTCCAGTCACCTGAAAAGGCACAGCCTCACCCATTTGAACGTGGGGCAGTTcaagtgcaggagctgtgagTACTCAACCGATAAATGGCTGTCCTTGAAGCAGCACCTGGCTTCGCACAGCGGGCAGGAAAcctcctctcctggctgcctcTACGAGCACAAGGAGCTGCCTGTCAAGACGTACAGGTGTGAGGAGTGTGGCTACTGCACAGCCCGCAACGGGAACCTGAAGCTCCACCTGAGGATCCACACGGGGGAGAAGCCGTTCCAGTGCAGGCAGTGCTCCCTGGCTTTCCGCACCTCCAGCCACCTCAAACGCCACCTGCTGACTCACCTCaagctgcactgcaggaggtGCAGGTATTCCACAATGGATAAACATGCTTTCCAAAAGCACatcaaaaagcacaaaaagaagTACAAGTGTGCAAAGTGTAATGTGGTGCTGCCCAGCAAAAAACTGCTGGAGAAACATAAGCAGAATCACAAGCTTGGAATGTCAGGCTGA